The following proteins come from a genomic window of Megalops cyprinoides isolate fMegCyp1 chromosome 6, fMegCyp1.pri, whole genome shotgun sequence:
- the mon1a gene encoding vacuolar fusion protein MON1 homolog A: MEADVHNTNVPVENGSLAPVDRLRHERSDSPTPGLVEGTEPGAGQDSAMFVHAQSFEDLTADDGEQEQELAEEGTDGTVETKEQESGESRDGGGESGEAQDTQVEEEQEDEEAQSSGGRDKEEDVTSEAWRRHRKHVFVLSEAGKPIYSRYGTEEALSSTMGVMMALVSFVEAEKNVIRSIHAEDYKVVFLRKSPLVLVGVSRTRQSERELTRELLYIYYQIISLLTLTQLNHIFQHKQNYDLRRLLAGSEHLTDNLLRLLDRDPGLLLSAVTCLPLPSSSRDVISSSLQAAKAKSLVFSILLAGNRLVTLVRKKDQFLHHMDLHLLFNLVGSSSSFREGEGWTPICLPKFNTAGFFHAHISYLEPASDLCLILVSTDREDFFNLSDCKRRFLERLRRRSAYQALQEALRTPSYSVSQVGIAELRHFVYKSKSSGLYTSPEIPIPYQSEEEQERLMGLYQYLHSCMHHPTRPLRSIYRCGERENLLAWVTSGFELYLCFSPLGTKEQAMAAVSKLLKWIRKEEDRLFILSPQTY, from the exons ATGGAGGCAGATGTGCACAACACAAATGTGCCGGTGGAGAACGGCAGCCTTGCCCCCGTAGACCGCCTGCGCCATGAGAGGTCTGACAGCCCAACGCCAGGTCTGGTGGAGGGTACGGAACCAG GGGCTGGACAGGACAGCGCCATGTTCGTCCACGCGCAGTCATTCGAGGACCTGACGGCGGATGACGgtgaacaggagcaggagctggcAGAGGAGGGGACAGACGGGACCGTGGAAACGAAGGAACAGGAGTCGGGGGAGTCcagggatggaggaggggagagcGGGGAGGCGCAGGACACGCAGGtggaagaggagcaggaggatgAAGAGGCTCAGTCCAGCGGAGGCAGGGATAAGGAGGAGGACGTGACCAGCGAGGCCTGGCGGAGGCACAGGAAGCACGTGTTCGTGCTAAGCGAGGCTGGGAAGCCCATCTACTCCCGTTACGGCACAGAGGAGGCTCTCTCCAGCACCATGGGTGTCATGATGGCACTGGTCTCCTTCGTTGAGGCGGAGAAGAATGTTATCCGCTCCATCCACGCAG AGGACTACAAAGTGGTGTTCCTGCGTAAGAGTCCCCTGGTTCTTGTGGGCGTGTCTCGCACCCGGCAGTCAGAACGTGAGCTGACTCGCGAGCTCCTCTACATCTACTACCAGATCATCAGCCTGCTCACGCTTACCCAGCTCAACCACATCTTTCAGCACAAGCAGAACTACGACCTCCGCCGGCTGCTGGCCGGGTCCGAGCACCTGACAGACAACCTGCTGAGGCTGCTGGACCGGGACCCGGGGCTCCTCCTCAGCGCTGTCACCTGCCTGCCGCTGCCTAGCTCCTCACGCGACGTCATTTCCTCCAGCCTGCAGGCTGCCAAGGCCAAGAGCCTGGTGTTCTCCATCCTGCTGGCGGGGAACCGCCTGGTGACGCTGGTGCGGAAGAAGGACCAGTTCCTGCATCACATGGACCTCCACCTGCTCTTCAACCTGGtgggctcctcctcctccttccgcGAGGGCGAGGGCTGGACGCCCATCTGCCTGCCCAAGTTCAACACCGCCGGCTTCTTCCACGCTCACATCTCCTACCTGGAGCCCGCCTCTGACCTCTGCCTTATCCTGGTCTCCACCGACCGGGAAGACTTCTTCAACCTGTCCGACTGCAAGCGCCGCTTCCTGGAGCGTCTCCGCCGGCGCAGTGCTTATCAAGccctgcaggaggcgctgcGGACCCCCAGCTACTCCGTGTCCCAGGTGGGCATTGCTGAGCTGCGGCACTTTGTGTACAAGTCCAAGAGCTCTGGGCTGTATACCAG CCCAGAGATCCCGATACCCTACCAGtctgaggaggagcaggagaggctcATGGGATTGTACCAGTACCTGCACAGTTGCATGCATCACCCAACACGCCCGCTGCGCTCCATCTATcgctgtggagagagggagaacctGCTGGCCTGG GTTACCAGTGGCTTCGAGCTCTACCTCTGTTTCAGCCCCTTGGGGACCAAGGAACAGGCGATGGCCGCCGTCAGTAAGCTGCTGAAGTGGATCAGGAAGGAGGAGGACCGTCTCTTCATTCTCAGTCCGCAGACATActga